Proteins co-encoded in one Erinaceus europaeus chromosome X, mEriEur2.1, whole genome shotgun sequence genomic window:
- the P2RY8 gene encoding P2Y purinoceptor 8, with translation MFANASSSWSSWSPGLDNATLLALRDARVSAAVPAVFLLVAAVSVPVNLLSLWALWHRAGPASPASVLLGHLALTDLALAAVLPLQAAYHLRGHWALGPRPCAAVTVAFYADMYVSVLTVALIGADRYLAVARPLAAARWRRPGPAAAACLACWALVLAALSPLAAADLTFVVRPLGVVTCFDVLPWTLLPGPGAWAAFLLALVAGLFLLPFAVTVGCYVATIRCLLRAARRHRRDHREERWAAEGERGRRDHGAEGRGAGGRRRRDHGAEDRGAGGRGAEDRGWRDRGAEGHGAEGHGAEGCGRRGHGAEGCGRRGHGAEGHRQREHGAEDRGRGDHGAEDRGAEGRGRGDHGAEGRGAEGRGRGDHGAEGRGAEGRGPGDHGAEDRGEGGRGAGGHGAEDRGTGGRGAEDRRQRDHGAEDRGWRDHGAEDRGAGGRGQRDHGAEDRGAGGRGAEDRGEGGREAEDRGAEGRGAEGHGAEGHQAEIRGQRDHGAEDHGAEDRGAGGRGAEGCGAGGHQAEDRGAEGRGAEGHQAEDRGQRDHGAGGRGAEGRGAGGHGAEGRGAEGRGAEGHRAEDRRQRDHETEGHGAGGRGTRGHGRGGRGRGGRGAGGVVSGGGQGGHRRAVALAAVVLLSFVSCYGPNNVVLVAHVVARLFYGRSFYTAYKLTLCLSCLSNALDPFIYYFASREFQRRLRDYLSALPCRPRARRRARSGGHAALLGSRERRESGC, from the coding sequence ATGTTCGCCAACGCGTCGTCGTCGTGGTCGTCGTGGTCGCCGGGGCTGGACAACGCCACTCTGCTGGCGCTGCGCGACGCGCGGGTGTCGGCGGCCGTGCCGGCCGTGTTCCTGCTGGTGGCGGCCGTGAGCGTCCCGGTGAACCTGCTGTCGCTGTGGGCGCTGTGGCACCGCGCGGGCCCCGCGTCGCCGGCCTCGGTGCTGCTGGGCCACCTGGCGCTCACGGACCTGGCGCTGGCCGCCGTGCTGCCCCTGCAGGCCGCCTACCACCTGCGCGGACACTGGGCGCTGGGCCCGCGGCCGTGCGCGGCCGTCACGGTGGCCTTCTACGCCGACATGTACGTGTCGGTGCTCACCGTGGCGCTCATCGGCGCCGACCGCTACCTGGCCGTGGCCCGGCCCCTGGCGGCCGCCCGCTGGAGGAGGCCCGGCCCCGCGGCCGCCGCCTGTCTGGCCTGCTGGGCGCTCGTGCTGGCCGCCCTGTCCCCGCTGGCGGCGGCCGACCTGACGTTCGTCGTGCGGCCGCTGGGCGTCGTCACCTGCTTCGACGTGCTGCCCTGGACGCTGCTGCCCGGCCCCGGGGCCTGGGCCGCCTTCCTGCTCGCGCTGGTCGCCGGCCTCTTCCTGCTGCCCTTCGCCGTCACCGTGGGCTGCTACGTGGCCACCATCCGCTGCCTGCTGCGCGCCgcccgccgccaccgccgcgACCACCGGGAGGAGCGCTGGGCGGCAGAGGGAGAGCGCGGGCGGAGAGACCACGGGGCAGAAGGTCGCGGAGCAGGAGGTCGCCGGCGGAGAGACCACGGGGCAGAAGATCGCGGAGCAGGAGGCCGCGGAGCAGAAGATCGCGGGTGGAGAGACCGCGGAGCAGAAGGTCACGGAGCAGAAGGTCACGGAGCAGAAGGTTGCGGGCGGAGAGGCCACGGAGCAGAAGGTTGCGGGCGGAGAGGCCACGGAGCAGAAGGTCACAGGCAGAGAGAACACGGAGCAGAAGATCGCGGGCGGGGAGACCACGGAGCAGAAGATCGTGGAGCAGAAGGTCGTGGGCGGGGAGACCACGGAGCAGAAGGTCGTGGAGCAGAAGGTCGTGGGCGGGGAGACCACGGAGCAGAAGGTCGTGGAGCAGAAGGTCGTGGGCCGGGAGACCACGGAGCAGAAGATCGCGGAGAAGGAGGCCGCGGAGCAGGAGGCCACGGGGCAGAAGATCGCGGAACAGGAGGCCGCGGAGCAGAAGATCGCAGGCAGAGAGACCACGGAGCTGAAGATCGCGGGTGGAGAGACCACGGAGCAGAAGATCGCGGAGCAGGAGGTCGCGGGCAGAGAGACCACGGAGCAGAAGATCGCGGAGCAGGAGGCCGCGGAGCAGAAGATCGCGGAGAAGGAGGCCGCGAAGCAGAAGATCGCGGAGCAGAAGGTCGCGGAGCAGAAGGTCACGGAGCAGAAGGCCACCAAGCAGAAATTCGCGGGCAGAGAGACCACGGAGCAGAAGACCACGGAGCAGAAGATCGCGGAGCAGGAGGCCGCGGAGCAGAAGGTTGCGGAGCAGGAGGCCACCAAGCAGAAGATCGCGGAGCAGAAGGTCGCGGAGCAGAAGGCCACCAAGCAGAAGATCGCGGGCAGAGAGACCACGGAGCAGGAGGCCGCGGAGCAGAAGGTCGCGGAGCAGGAGGCCACGGAGCAGAAGGTCGCGGAGCAGAAGGTCGCGGAGCAGAAGGCCACCGAGCAGAAGATCGCAGGCAGAGAGACCACGAAACAGAAGGCCACGGAGCAGGAGGCCGCGGAACAAGGGGCCACGGCAGAGGAGGCCGCGGGAGGGGAGGCCGCGGGGCCGGAGGCGTCGTGAGCGGGGGCGGCCAAGGCGGGCACCGCCGGGCCGTGGCGCTGGCGGCCGTGGTGCTGCTGAGCTTCGTGAGCTGCTACGGCCCCAACAACGTGGTGCTGGTGGCGCACGTGGTGGCCCGGCTCTTCTACGGGCGCAGCTTCTACACGGCCTACAAGCTCACCCTGTGCCTCAGCTGCCTCAGCAACGCCCTGGACCCCTTCATCTACTACTTCGCCTCCAGGGAGTTCCAGAGACGCCTGCGGGACTACCTGTCCGCCCTGCCCTGCCGGCCGCGGGCGCGACGGCGGGCGCGGAGCGGGGGGCACGCGGCCCTCCTGGGCTCgcgggagaggagggagagcggATGCTGA